In Desulfosediminicola ganghwensis, a single window of DNA contains:
- a CDS encoding MerR family transcriptional regulator translates to MSSKNEPFVQIGELAKRLNITTRTIRYYEEIGLMGSSERLGGGTRTYNQDDVLRLKFILKLKQLGISLKEIQELSDIFDINAQNFNTITPKLIEILDQHISKVDEKMASLSSLRNDIVEYRVRITEMLNSR, encoded by the coding sequence ATGTCCAGTAAAAATGAACCGTTTGTACAGATCGGTGAGTTAGCCAAACGGCTGAATATCACCACCAGAACAATACGGTATTACGAAGAGATCGGACTTATGGGTTCGAGTGAACGGTTGGGCGGTGGCACCAGGACCTACAACCAGGATGACGTGCTGAGACTTAAGTTTATTCTCAAGCTCAAGCAATTAGGAATATCTCTAAAAGAAATTCAGGAATTAAGTGATATATTCGACATCAACGCGCAAAACTTCAACACCATCACTCCTAAGCTTATCGAAATCCTCGATCAACATATCTCCAAGGTAGACGAGAAGATGGCAAGCCTCTCCTCACTTCGCAATGATATTGTTGAATATCGGGTTCGAATAACCGAAATGTTAAACAGCCGATAA
- a CDS encoding acyl-CoA dehydrogenase, translated as MIFELTEEQALIRSMVREFAEKEVAPSAGERDENERFDRELMFDRLAELGLTGIVFPEEYGGAGADYISYAIAVEELSRVCASTGVTLSAHLSLGANPIFLFGSEQQKQKYLAPLASGEKMGAFGLTEPGAGSDAGGTKTVASLDGEEWVINGSKIFITNGGDADTYVVFARTDKEAEKHHGISAFIIEKGTPGFSFGKKEQKMGIRSSPTLELVFEDCRIPRENLLGEEGQGFRVAMKTLDGGRIGIASQALGIAQGALDAAVDYARERKQFNSSIASFQGIQFQLADMATQVESARLLVYNAAYRASNGLGYSQQSAMAKLMASETAMKVSTQAVQIFGGYGYTREFPVERMMRDAKITEIYEGTSEVQRIVIGSALTR; from the coding sequence ATGATCTTTGAACTAACGGAAGAACAGGCGCTTATTCGCAGCATGGTACGGGAATTTGCAGAAAAAGAAGTTGCACCTTCTGCAGGTGAGCGCGATGAAAATGAGCGTTTTGACCGGGAACTGATGTTTGATCGGCTGGCAGAGTTGGGCCTGACGGGCATCGTATTTCCTGAAGAATATGGCGGCGCCGGCGCCGATTACATCAGTTATGCAATTGCTGTGGAAGAGCTTTCGAGGGTGTGCGCATCCACTGGTGTGACACTTTCGGCCCATCTTTCCCTGGGAGCCAACCCCATATTTCTGTTCGGTTCCGAGCAGCAGAAGCAGAAGTATCTGGCTCCTCTTGCTTCCGGTGAGAAAATGGGTGCTTTCGGGTTGACAGAGCCTGGGGCGGGATCGGATGCCGGTGGTACCAAAACCGTGGCCAGTCTCGATGGCGAGGAATGGGTAATCAATGGTTCAAAGATTTTTATAACCAACGGCGGCGATGCCGATACCTATGTGGTTTTTGCCCGGACAGACAAAGAGGCTGAAAAACATCATGGCATAAGTGCTTTTATCATTGAGAAAGGCACCCCGGGGTTTAGTTTTGGCAAAAAAGAGCAGAAGATGGGGATCCGCTCCTCACCTACGTTGGAGCTGGTCTTTGAAGATTGCCGTATCCCCAGGGAAAACCTGCTTGGTGAAGAAGGACAAGGTTTTCGGGTGGCGATGAAGACCCTTGATGGCGGGAGAATTGGTATTGCCTCCCAGGCATTGGGCATTGCCCAGGGCGCACTGGATGCCGCTGTGGACTATGCGCGGGAACGCAAACAGTTTAATAGCTCCATAGCCAGTTTTCAGGGCATTCAGTTTCAACTTGCAGATATGGCTACCCAGGTGGAGTCAGCGCGTTTGCTGGTTTATAACGCTGCCTATCGGGCGAGTAATGGCCTCGGCTACTCTCAACAGTCGGCGATGGCAAAGCTGATGGCCAGTGAAACCGCAATGAAGGTGAGTACACAGGCTGTTCAGATTTTTGGTGGTTACGGCTATACCAGGGAGTTTCCGGTAGAGCGCATGATGCGCGATGCCAAGATCACCGAGATCTATGAAGGAACCAGTGAGGTGCAGAGAATCGTAATCGGTTCCGCTCTCACCAGATAG
- a CDS encoding heterodisulfide reductase-related iron-sulfur binding cluster: MEFTREIYWNVGHGAATLVPMYLLVVVAVGVVVWAFRKKLDVYRQGLPLERTDQLGSRIGAMLNNAIFQKKVTQVKIPGLFHGIFFWGWFLLLIGTTLIVIQADFTDLLFGYKFLVGNFYKIFSVTLDIAGLASIVFLSALFVRRYFFRPEGLETKRDDAIMHGLMTIILLTGFVIEGSRMAVTELGTPVALWSPVGYLLAQSVAWMGEDSLRLIHKLTWWFHLLLVMGFIALIPFTKFRHILTTSANYIFADRGPKGKLRSLDLEDEDAETFGATSVKELTWKDIFDADACTLCKRCQDRCPAWNTEKPLSPMKVVNQIGEVAYNDPEANLIETLSRDVLWSCTTCRACQEICPASIEHVSKIVDVRRSMVLMEGEFPDDATMAAMEATEVNGNPLGLGYASRGDWAAELGVKTLAEDPEVDVLYFVGCYASFDKRNIAVARSFIQLCEAAGVKVGILGKEEKCCGEPMRKMGNEYLYQSLAMENVELINGYGVKKIVTTCPHCYNTLEKDYRDFELEAEVESYTVFLERLLKTGRLKLKAEGLDCTYHDSCYLGRHNDIYDAPRALIEAAGGTIREMEKSRAEGFCCSAGGGRIMAEEKIGERISVKRVNMAVETGAPTLLSNCPFCLTMFEDGVKGAEAEDKLRPRDIAELLAERL, from the coding sequence ATGGAATTTACCCGTGAGATTTATTGGAACGTGGGGCATGGCGCTGCAACCCTTGTCCCTATGTATCTTCTAGTAGTCGTTGCTGTAGGTGTTGTTGTATGGGCTTTTCGAAAAAAACTGGATGTGTACAGGCAGGGGCTGCCGCTGGAACGAACGGATCAGCTCGGTAGCCGGATAGGCGCAATGCTGAACAATGCCATCTTCCAGAAAAAAGTAACCCAGGTGAAGATTCCTGGTCTATTCCACGGCATATTCTTCTGGGGCTGGTTTCTGCTGCTTATAGGAACCACGCTTATCGTTATTCAGGCGGATTTCACAGACCTGCTTTTCGGTTATAAATTTCTGGTCGGCAATTTCTATAAAATCTTTTCAGTTACTCTGGATATCGCCGGACTCGCTTCAATTGTTTTTTTGAGCGCTCTCTTTGTCCGGCGGTATTTTTTTAGACCTGAAGGACTCGAGACCAAAAGAGACGATGCCATTATGCACGGGCTGATGACCATCATCCTGCTTACCGGCTTCGTAATTGAAGGTAGCCGCATGGCCGTCACCGAGCTAGGAACGCCGGTCGCGCTCTGGTCTCCCGTAGGTTATCTGCTGGCGCAGTCTGTAGCCTGGATGGGTGAAGACAGCCTGCGGCTTATCCATAAACTTACCTGGTGGTTTCATCTGCTGCTGGTGATGGGCTTTATTGCTCTTATTCCATTCACCAAGTTTCGTCATATACTTACTACCAGCGCGAATTACATTTTTGCAGACAGGGGCCCGAAAGGAAAGCTTCGTTCCCTCGATCTTGAGGACGAGGATGCTGAAACCTTTGGTGCAACTTCTGTAAAGGAGCTGACCTGGAAAGATATCTTCGATGCCGACGCCTGCACCCTGTGCAAGCGCTGTCAGGATCGCTGTCCGGCCTGGAATACCGAGAAACCTTTGTCACCCATGAAAGTGGTCAATCAGATCGGCGAGGTAGCCTACAACGATCCCGAGGCGAATCTGATAGAGACCCTCAGCCGGGACGTTCTCTGGTCATGTACCACCTGTCGGGCCTGTCAGGAAATCTGCCCGGCTTCCATCGAGCATGTGAGCAAGATTGTCGACGTTCGTCGCTCCATGGTGCTTATGGAGGGTGAGTTCCCTGATGATGCGACCATGGCAGCCATGGAGGCAACCGAGGTCAATGGTAACCCGCTGGGACTGGGCTATGCCTCCCGTGGTGATTGGGCGGCTGAGCTTGGGGTGAAGACCCTGGCTGAAGATCCGGAAGTTGATGTACTCTACTTTGTCGGTTGTTACGCTTCATTTGATAAACGCAATATCGCAGTGGCCAGGAGCTTCATTCAACTCTGTGAGGCTGCAGGCGTGAAAGTGGGAATCCTCGGCAAGGAAGAGAAGTGCTGCGGTGAGCCGATGCGTAAGATGGGCAACGAATACCTTTACCAGAGTCTTGCCATGGAGAATGTTGAGCTGATCAATGGCTATGGTGTCAAGAAAATCGTTACAACATGCCCGCATTGTTACAACACTCTGGAAAAGGATTACCGTGACTTTGAGCTTGAAGCTGAAGTGGAAAGTTACACTGTATTCCTCGAGCGACTGTTGAAAACAGGCCGCCTCAAGCTCAAAGCCGAAGGGCTGGATTGCACCTATCATGACTCCTGCTATCTTGGCCGTCACAACGATATCTACGATGCGCCTCGTGCGCTTATTGAAGCCGCTGGCGGGACCATCAGAGAGATGGAGAAAAGCAGGGCTGAAGGGTTCTGTTGCAGTGCCGGTGGCGGGCGTATCATGGCCGAGGAGAAGATAGGCGAAAGGATAAGTGTCAAGCGGGTGAATATGGCAGTAGAGACAGGTGCGCCGACGCTTTTGTCAAACTGTCCTTTCTGTCTGACAATGTTTGAAGATGGTGTGAAGGGGGCAGAGGCCGAAGATAAACTGAGACCTCGTGACATCGCCGAGTTGCTTGCTGAGAGATTGTAA
- a CDS encoding electron transfer flavoprotein subunit beta/FixA family protein translates to MNILVCIKQVPDMESKFKVAANGTWYDNQDLAWRMNEYDEYAVEQAVQLKEQVKDADLTVLCIGSDKVKETMKKALAMGCDRGAHIDDADSWAKEPFEIAGIISEYAKDKSFDVIFTGMQSQDRGSGQVGVLVAEMLGIASVSTIVDFAFDDGTIKAKRELEGGIKANVTVQVPALVTCQLGLNTPRYPTLPNIMKAKKKELLTIPVADVLKVDARMETSAMYFPEKKGGGLVLEGEAGDLADKLISILKEKTSVLK, encoded by the coding sequence ATGAACATTCTGGTATGCATTAAGCAGGTTCCCGACATGGAATCAAAGTTTAAAGTTGCCGCGAACGGTACCTGGTATGACAATCAGGATCTGGCCTGGCGGATGAATGAATATGATGAATATGCAGTTGAACAGGCGGTTCAGCTGAAAGAGCAGGTCAAGGATGCTGACCTCACCGTGCTGTGCATCGGCTCGGACAAGGTCAAGGAGACCATGAAGAAGGCGCTGGCAATGGGCTGTGATCGTGGCGCCCATATCGACGACGCTGATTCCTGGGCCAAGGAGCCTTTCGAAATAGCCGGAATTATATCTGAATACGCCAAGGATAAAAGCTTTGACGTCATTTTTACCGGTATGCAGTCCCAGGACCGCGGCAGTGGTCAGGTCGGCGTACTGGTGGCAGAGATGCTTGGTATTGCCAGTGTCTCAACCATCGTGGATTTCGCTTTTGATGATGGCACAATCAAGGCCAAGCGTGAACTTGAGGGTGGAATCAAGGCCAATGTTACGGTTCAGGTTCCGGCCCTGGTGACCTGTCAGCTTGGCTTGAACACCCCACGCTACCCTACCTTGCCTAATATCATGAAGGCCAAGAAAAAGGAGTTGCTTACTATTCCGGTTGCAGATGTGCTGAAGGTGGATGCACGTATGGAGACTTCTGCCATGTACTTCCCTGAGAAGAAGGGCGGCGGACTGGTGCTGGAAGGTGAGGCAGGTGATCTGGCTGACAAGCTGATTTCGATTCTCAAAGAAAAAACAAGTGTCCTGAAGTAG
- a CDS encoding electron transfer flavoprotein subunit alpha/FixB family protein, whose translation MKIVLIAEYRDGQMLSGYTELLGFAETMGAETVMFVAGSDAVLPAYDGKLYLADAAVCGEYNPDLHKQMILDVVAKEQPDMVAFCHSSYGWDLAPRVAFGMKAAQVSEVVEVKDGAMVAPACNSKLRRTVTCKTGQTVVTLQAGAFAPVEGGGTPEVEKIAVDGQGRVVFEGYEEAEAGGVDLSKAEVIVSAGRGIGKPENVAMISALAKALGGEYGASRPVVDSEWVEHNRQVGTTGQTVAPKLYLACGISGAIQHLAGMKKSEFVVAVNTDKDAPIGEVADVLIVADLLQFVPALTEKVQAL comes from the coding sequence ATGAAAATAGTATTGATCGCGGAATACAGGGATGGACAGATGCTCTCAGGCTACACCGAGTTGCTCGGCTTTGCCGAGACCATGGGAGCAGAAACAGTGATGTTTGTTGCCGGCAGTGATGCTGTTTTACCAGCCTATGACGGCAAACTTTATCTGGCAGATGCTGCTGTCTGTGGCGAATATAATCCTGATTTGCATAAGCAGATGATCCTGGATGTTGTTGCCAAAGAACAACCTGATATGGTTGCTTTTTGTCACTCATCTTATGGCTGGGATCTCGCCCCACGAGTGGCCTTTGGCATGAAGGCTGCCCAGGTCTCTGAAGTGGTTGAGGTAAAAGACGGAGCCATGGTCGCTCCCGCCTGCAACTCCAAGCTGCGCCGTACTGTAACTTGCAAGACCGGGCAGACAGTGGTGACCCTGCAGGCAGGCGCATTTGCCCCGGTTGAGGGCGGTGGTACTCCAGAGGTTGAGAAAATTGCCGTTGACGGTCAGGGACGAGTGGTCTTTGAGGGGTATGAGGAAGCTGAGGCCGGTGGCGTTGATCTGAGTAAAGCCGAAGTCATTGTCAGTGCCGGCCGTGGTATTGGCAAACCGGAAAATGTCGCGATGATATCTGCTCTGGCTAAAGCACTCGGTGGGGAATATGGCGCAAGCCGTCCGGTTGTCGATTCTGAATGGGTTGAACATAACCGCCAGGTCGGCACCACCGGACAGACGGTTGCACCCAAGCTCTATCTCGCCTGCGGTATTTCAGGTGCTATTCAGCATCTGGCCGGTATGAAGAAGTCTGAGTTTGTGGTTGCCGTGAATACCGACAAAGATGCACCCATTGGTGAGGTGGCAGACGTGCTGATAGTAGCCGATCTGTTGCAGTTTGTACCCGCGCTGACTGAAAAAGTTCAGGCGCTCTAA
- a CDS encoding acyl-CoA thioesterase has product MDALTEIKVRGYHADFYGHVNNARYLEFFEEDRWARLESHIDLMKWAARGLGFLVVNINVNYRKAVQVGHTVVVTTGIEQVNQKSAVLKQEIQFKGSSEVAADAMITFVIIDSSGKAVPLEGEILEELQMLGQ; this is encoded by the coding sequence ATGGATGCTCTGACGGAAATTAAAGTACGTGGATATCATGCAGACTTTTACGGTCATGTTAATAACGCCAGGTACCTTGAGTTTTTTGAGGAAGATCGCTGGGCCAGGCTTGAATCCCATATAGATCTTATGAAATGGGCTGCCCGGGGGTTAGGTTTTCTGGTCGTGAATATTAACGTAAACTACCGAAAGGCTGTACAGGTCGGCCACACAGTTGTGGTTACCACTGGAATAGAGCAGGTCAATCAGAAGAGTGCGGTGCTGAAACAGGAGATACAATTCAAAGGATCCAGCGAGGTTGCGGCCGATGCGATGATCACTTTTGTGATAATTGACTCGAGTGGTAAGGCGGTTCCCCTTGAGGGAGAAATTCTTGAAGAATTACAGATGTTAGGACAATAG
- a CDS encoding OmpP1/FadL family transporter produces MKKVLSVVALASLFGATSVMASGFRIPEQSVDSTAKAGANIASADKADAAYFNPAIMNLMEDTWHVEADLSYIYLSEIDYEGTAGEAPYPLPIDTSSEREHFFVPTLFVVSPDYNGFRFGFASVAPFGLAKRWREDPYAKALSSRFSLQVIELNPTVSYAFNEMFSIAGGVRMTYSKATVINEGFAVPPGSRYLDGDTVDWGYNLAANFKPNKDWNFAVTYRSNIDLDFEDGDTEITINPEITEGDVTVSTPGVLSFSAAYTYDKWTFDLTVDQTQWSEYESLDFTYNNATGDSYYDKFNLSVKDWDDTWAIRLGVEYELNPQVTLMGGIAYDENPVPEETASFELPDSDAWLFSAGARYAYSDNMEFGLAILYDYKEERTFSNESVDGEFSNASAFLVTAGLSYKF; encoded by the coding sequence ATGAAAAAAGTATTATCCGTAGTAGCATTGGCTTCGTTGTTTGGAGCCACATCCGTAATGGCATCCGGTTTCCGTATTCCGGAGCAGTCTGTTGATTCTACCGCTAAGGCTGGCGCCAACATCGCCTCCGCCGATAAGGCGGACGCCGCTTACTTCAATCCGGCGATCATGAACCTGATGGAGGACACCTGGCATGTGGAGGCTGATCTTTCCTATATTTATCTGAGTGAAATAGACTACGAAGGGACAGCGGGAGAAGCACCTTACCCGTTGCCAATTGATACCTCTTCTGAGAGGGAACACTTTTTTGTGCCCACCCTGTTTGTAGTTTCTCCAGACTACAACGGCTTCCGTTTCGGTTTCGCTTCAGTAGCGCCTTTTGGGTTGGCCAAGCGCTGGCGGGAAGACCCGTATGCTAAGGCTCTCTCAAGCAGGTTCTCTCTGCAGGTGATTGAACTCAACCCTACCGTTTCCTACGCTTTCAACGAGATGTTCTCCATTGCCGGTGGCGTTCGCATGACCTATAGCAAGGCGACGGTTATCAATGAAGGCTTTGCCGTGCCTCCAGGTAGCAGGTATCTGGATGGAGATACAGTGGATTGGGGCTATAACCTGGCGGCCAACTTCAAGCCCAACAAGGACTGGAATTTTGCTGTCACCTACCGTTCCAACATCGATCTCGATTTTGAGGACGGTGATACAGAGATAACCATTAATCCGGAGATTACTGAGGGTGATGTCACCGTTTCGACCCCGGGCGTTCTCTCCTTCTCTGCCGCCTATACCTACGACAAATGGACTTTTGACCTCACTGTCGATCAGACCCAGTGGTCCGAATATGAAAGCCTGGATTTTACTTATAATAACGCTACTGGGGATTCCTATTATGATAAATTCAACCTCTCAGTAAAGGATTGGGATGATACCTGGGCCATCAGGCTCGGCGTGGAGTATGAGCTGAATCCGCAGGTGACCCTGATGGGCGGCATCGCCTATGACGAGAACCCGGTACCGGAAGAGACCGCTAGCTTCGAGCTGCCCGATTCCGACGCCTGGCTTTTCTCGGCTGGTGCACGCTATGCCTACAGCGATAATATGGAGTTTGGTTTAGCCATTCTTTATGATTACAAGGAAGAGCGCACCTTCAGCAACGAGTCGGTTGATGGTGAATTCTCCAACGCCTCCGCCTTCCTCGTCACTGCTGGTCTGAGCTATAAGTTCTAA
- a CDS encoding radical SAM protein, producing MDYQGNIFRPPSEAHSILLQVTTGCSHNKCTFCGMYKGTRFSIKDDATIMADIDFAAKHCRRQNRLFLCDGDALIIPQKRLVKILETVRKKLPWLERIGVYANTKSIQRKSVDELKELHQLGIGIGYMGLESGDDVTLAAIKKGADSSKMIEMGRKIRSAGIKLSITVLLGVGGTERSQQHATETGRVLSAIDPEYVGALSLMLTPNTPLFTDQQQGRWQLPDANGMLEELGSMLAATELTNGYFHANHASNYLPIKAKLPEDKRKTLELIQKALAGKVNLKPEYMRAL from the coding sequence ATGGATTATCAGGGTAATATCTTTCGGCCACCCAGCGAGGCGCATTCGATTCTGTTACAGGTCACCACCGGTTGCTCCCACAACAAATGTACCTTTTGCGGAATGTATAAGGGCACCAGGTTTTCCATCAAAGACGACGCCACCATCATGGCTGATATTGATTTTGCCGCCAAACATTGCCGCAGGCAAAACCGACTGTTTCTTTGCGATGGTGATGCCTTGATAATTCCACAAAAACGACTGGTGAAGATACTGGAGACAGTGCGGAAAAAACTTCCATGGCTTGAGCGGATCGGCGTCTATGCCAACACCAAAAGTATACAAAGAAAGAGTGTTGATGAGCTGAAAGAGTTACACCAACTGGGAATTGGTATCGGTTATATGGGCCTTGAGTCCGGAGATGATGTAACACTGGCCGCAATCAAGAAAGGCGCCGATTCATCGAAAATGATTGAGATGGGCAGAAAGATTCGTTCGGCTGGCATCAAGCTTTCGATCACAGTGCTGCTGGGAGTAGGCGGCACGGAAAGATCACAGCAGCATGCCACTGAGACCGGCAGGGTCTTGTCTGCCATCGACCCGGAATATGTGGGGGCCTTGAGCCTGATGCTAACCCCGAACACACCACTTTTCACTGATCAGCAACAAGGAAGGTGGCAACTGCCGGATGCCAATGGAATGCTGGAAGAACTTGGTTCCATGCTGGCGGCAACTGAACTCACCAACGGCTATTTCCATGCCAACCATGCTTCAAATTATCTGCCGATTAAGGCGAAATTGCCTGAAGACAAGAGAAAGACGCTTGAGTTGATTCAAAAGGCGCTGGCGGGAAAGGTGAACTTGAAGCCTGAATATATGCGGGCTTTGTAA
- a CDS encoding NADPH-dependent 2,4-dienoyl-CoA reductase, with amino-acid sequence MTSTQSPFPLLFQPLDLGFTQLKNRILMGSMHTGLEEEKGGFSRMAEYFRLRAAGGAGLIVTGGVAPNRAGWVAPFSLRLSNKDQVKDHKRVTEAVHGEDGKICMQILHSGRYGYHPFCVAPSKLKAPINRFRPWALSAKGIHSTIADFTKCAVLARDAGYDGVEVMGSEGYLINQFIASKTNKRDDDWGGSFTNRIRFPLEIIRSIRKAAGPDFIIIYRLSMLDLVKDGSSWDEVVQLAKEVEAAGATIINTGIGWHEARVPTIATMVPRAGFAWVTKRLMGKVGIPLITTNRINMPQVAESLLTDGCADMISMARPFLADPDWPNKAAEGREQEINTCIGCNQACLDHIFQQKTATCLVNPRACRETEKVFQPATVKKRVAVVGGGPAGMACATTAAARGHEVVLFEAGEKLGGQFLLARNIPGKDEFAETLRYFHNQLELHGVDVKLGYRAELSDLEGFDEVVMASGVVPRKVDIPGCNLDHVVAYNDVLSGKAEIGSRVAIIGAGGIGFDMAGFLLQHERAGDEKSQVEEFMSEWGVDMDYGQRGGLGIAVVPAPARQIHLLQRKKTKPGATLGKTTGWIHRLELKKNGVKFWNGVDYLSVDENGLWISHNDEDRFLAVDNIVVCAGQVPELSLARELDGADIKYHIIGGALKAAELDAQRAITQGTEVADKL; translated from the coding sequence ATGACATCAACACAATCCCCGTTCCCCCTCCTGTTTCAACCCCTGGACCTGGGTTTTACCCAACTGAAAAATCGCATACTGATGGGCTCGATGCATACCGGCCTGGAAGAAGAGAAGGGCGGATTCAGCCGAATGGCTGAATACTTTCGCCTGCGGGCCGCAGGTGGAGCCGGGCTGATCGTTACCGGCGGAGTAGCTCCCAACAGAGCCGGCTGGGTGGCGCCTTTTTCCCTGCGGCTGAGTAATAAGGATCAGGTTAAGGACCATAAGCGAGTGACCGAAGCGGTACATGGTGAAGATGGCAAGATCTGTATGCAGATCCTGCACTCCGGCCGATATGGGTATCATCCTTTCTGCGTGGCTCCTTCGAAACTGAAAGCACCAATAAATCGTTTCAGGCCCTGGGCTTTGAGTGCAAAGGGGATTCATTCGACCATAGCAGACTTTACCAAATGCGCTGTTTTGGCCAGAGACGCGGGCTATGACGGAGTTGAGGTGATGGGCTCTGAAGGGTATTTGATTAACCAGTTTATTGCCTCTAAAACAAATAAGCGTGATGATGACTGGGGTGGCTCGTTCACGAACCGTATTCGTTTCCCTCTTGAGATCATCCGTTCTATCCGAAAAGCAGCAGGGCCTGATTTTATCATCATTTACCGCCTCTCCATGCTCGATCTGGTCAAAGACGGCTCCAGTTGGGATGAGGTGGTTCAGTTGGCCAAAGAAGTGGAGGCAGCCGGTGCGACCATCATCAATACCGGCATCGGCTGGCATGAGGCGCGGGTGCCGACCATCGCCACCATGGTGCCACGGGCTGGATTTGCCTGGGTCACCAAAAGGTTGATGGGTAAAGTCGGAATTCCTCTCATTACCACCAACCGTATCAACATGCCCCAGGTGGCTGAATCGCTGCTGACCGATGGTTGCGCTGATATGATCAGTATGGCCAGACCATTCCTGGCAGACCCGGATTGGCCAAACAAGGCCGCTGAAGGCAGAGAGCAGGAGATCAACACCTGTATCGGCTGTAATCAGGCCTGTCTGGACCACATTTTCCAACAAAAAACAGCTACCTGCCTGGTGAATCCGAGGGCTTGCCGGGAAACGGAAAAGGTCTTTCAACCCGCAACGGTCAAAAAGCGGGTGGCTGTGGTTGGTGGTGGCCCTGCCGGAATGGCCTGTGCGACCACTGCGGCAGCCCGTGGTCACGAGGTTGTGCTTTTTGAGGCGGGTGAAAAGCTGGGCGGCCAGTTTCTTCTGGCCAGAAATATCCCAGGCAAAGATGAGTTTGCCGAAACCCTTCGATATTTTCATAACCAGCTTGAGCTACATGGGGTTGACGTGAAGTTGGGCTATCGGGCGGAGCTGTCTGATCTTGAGGGTTTTGATGAGGTTGTGATGGCCTCGGGTGTGGTTCCCAGAAAAGTTGATATCCCCGGTTGCAATCTGGACCATGTTGTTGCCTATAATGATGTCCTCTCCGGCAAGGCTGAGATAGGTTCGAGAGTAGCAATTATCGGAGCTGGCGGCATTGGCTTTGATATGGCTGGATTTCTCTTGCAGCATGAACGGGCAGGCGATGAAAAAAGTCAGGTGGAAGAGTTCATGTCGGAATGGGGGGTGGATATGGATTACGGCCAGCGGGGAGGGCTGGGGATAGCGGTGGTTCCAGCTCCGGCGCGGCAGATTCACCTGCTCCAGAGAAAGAAAACCAAGCCGGGAGCGACCCTTGGCAAAACCACGGGTTGGATTCATCGTCTGGAGTTGAAAAAGAACGGTGTCAAATTCTGGAACGGTGTGGACTATCTCAGCGTTGATGAAAACGGTTTGTGGATCAGCCATAATGACGAGGACCGTTTCCTAGCCGTGGATAATATCGTGGTGTGCGCCGGCCAGGTCCCGGAGCTGAGCCTGGCACGGGAGTTGGATGGTGCGGACATAAAGTATCATATCATAGGTGGTGCCTTAAAGGCGGCTGAGCTGGATGCGCAACGGGCTATTACGCAAGGGACTGAGGTGGCCGATAAACTGTAG
- a CDS encoding fumarylacetoacetate hydrolase family protein: MVKVKMTEGEIAPAKIVCVGRNYVAHIEELGNEVAEEMVVFCKPNSSIAPVLCSSHAGQQLHYETEICYMVQGGQFAAVACGLDLTKRELQSGLKKKGLPWERAKAFDGSALFSPFVPIPDGESELTLELYVNGELRQHGTTSMMIYSPRIILQEICSFMTLDDGDIVMTGTPAGVGQVLSGDQFKARLLAGEKLLTEASWKAV; this comes from the coding sequence ATGGTGAAGGTGAAAATGACTGAAGGTGAAATTGCTCCGGCAAAAATTGTCTGTGTTGGCCGGAACTATGTGGCCCATATTGAAGAGTTAGGTAATGAGGTTGCCGAAGAGATGGTGGTGTTCTGTAAACCCAATTCTTCTATAGCCCCGGTTTTGTGTTCATCCCATGCTGGTCAGCAACTGCATTATGAAACGGAAATCTGCTATATGGTACAGGGCGGCCAGTTTGCGGCGGTTGCCTGCGGCCTTGATTTGACCAAGCGCGAGCTGCAAAGTGGTTTGAAAAAGAAGGGATTACCCTGGGAGCGGGCCAAGGCATTTGACGGTTCAGCCCTGTTCAGCCCCTTTGTACCGATACCGGACGGTGAGTCCGAGCTTACCTTAGAGCTGTATGTAAATGGGGAACTGCGCCAGCACGGCACTACCTCGATGATGATCTATTCCCCCCGGATTATTCTCCAGGAGATTTGTTCATTCATGACCCTGGATGACGGCGATATTGTTATGACCGGCACTCCGGCAGGTGTTGGCCAGGTGCTTTCAGGCGACCAGTTTAAAGCACGCCTGCTGGCAGGAGAAAAGCTGCTTACAGAGGCAAGTTGGAAAGCGGTTTGA